A single genomic interval of Stieleria maiorica harbors:
- a CDS encoding efflux RND transporter periplasmic adaptor subunit: MKHDKKPALDDEQDAVNPSEDQHTEAVSDATTEAESSEPKDVQEPLGESSQESNADDAAARTNASAVQRSPAKVKTQLGGWSWLTRFGVKSAGVVAVGALLLFLIGVAQRTEWVTAYGFSGSSGETAAESGGGGQDKRYICPMMCTPPSTEPGRCPVCAMELVEATSSGGGDGISVTIEASARRLVGIQTAMSKMGEMTRTIRTIGSIDFDESRLSTISAYIDGRLENMYADYVGVEVVEGEDLALIYSPQLYSAQTEFVTSLEGSSSKRFQIGDSNLQDMARENLSELGMTQAQIASLKSSRNPQSRIRIKSPQSGTVIEKTAVEGDYLKTGQKLFRIADLTSVWMMLDLFPDDAANVRFGQQVEAEIQSIPGEVFTGRVAFIDPTVNKRTRTVRVRVEVMNFDGKLRPGDYATARVTVPAVPMDAIYDPALAGKYISPMHPQVIREQPGKCPLCARDLVPTSQLGYATEPQPEQRVVTVPRDSVLLTGDNGVIYVETEPGRFEIRRVSVGSMNDDEAVIIEGLAAGETVATGGNFLIDSQMQLAGNPSLMDPSKAPSHSPGPLELPNSQPIMLADNAASDFDKAYDAYFEIQCAMAADMTPPPVALNTMLDSLSRLEMSAEVPDDAQMQLAKSRRAALRMDGSLETAREAYRAVSHGMLRAAIIARGPKTAKALTHYYCPMVPGGGGDWMQPGGELANPYWGDEMLRCGEVVRDMAVAEPDSAPSIARMPN, from the coding sequence ATGAAACACGACAAAAAACCAGCTCTGGATGATGAGCAGGACGCCGTCAATCCATCAGAAGACCAACACACCGAAGCAGTTTCTGATGCGACGACAGAGGCAGAAAGCTCAGAACCAAAAGACGTTCAAGAACCGCTCGGTGAAAGCAGTCAGGAAAGCAACGCTGACGACGCAGCCGCCCGAACCAACGCTTCAGCGGTACAACGCTCGCCCGCAAAAGTCAAAACCCAGCTTGGCGGTTGGTCATGGCTGACTCGCTTCGGCGTGAAATCGGCGGGAGTTGTTGCCGTCGGAGCGTTGCTGTTGTTTCTGATCGGTGTCGCTCAGCGAACTGAGTGGGTGACGGCTTACGGCTTCTCCGGTTCATCAGGTGAAACCGCCGCTGAATCAGGTGGTGGTGGCCAAGACAAACGCTACATCTGTCCCATGATGTGTACGCCTCCATCGACCGAGCCGGGTCGTTGTCCAGTGTGTGCGATGGAACTTGTCGAAGCAACCAGCAGTGGTGGAGGCGACGGAATCTCTGTCACCATCGAAGCATCGGCTCGCAGGCTGGTCGGGATTCAGACGGCCATGTCCAAGATGGGCGAAATGACGCGAACGATTCGTACGATCGGCTCAATTGATTTTGATGAAAGTCGGCTTTCGACAATTTCAGCCTACATCGACGGACGGCTGGAAAATATGTACGCGGACTACGTTGGCGTGGAAGTCGTAGAAGGTGAAGACCTCGCGTTGATTTACAGTCCCCAACTTTATTCTGCACAAACCGAGTTCGTCACCAGCCTTGAAGGCAGTTCGTCCAAGCGATTCCAGATTGGAGACAGCAACTTACAGGACATGGCTCGCGAAAACCTTAGCGAGCTAGGTATGACCCAAGCGCAAATCGCTTCACTCAAATCGAGTCGCAATCCGCAATCTCGAATTCGTATCAAGTCACCACAAAGCGGAACTGTCATTGAGAAGACGGCGGTTGAAGGTGACTACCTGAAGACAGGCCAAAAGCTGTTTCGCATTGCTGACCTGACGAGCGTGTGGATGATGCTTGATCTGTTTCCCGACGATGCCGCCAACGTGCGGTTCGGCCAGCAAGTCGAAGCGGAAATTCAGTCGATACCGGGAGAAGTGTTTACGGGACGCGTCGCGTTCATCGATCCCACGGTCAACAAGCGTACCCGCACCGTTCGCGTGCGAGTTGAAGTGATGAATTTCGATGGCAAGCTGCGACCGGGCGACTATGCGACCGCCCGCGTTACTGTTCCCGCCGTGCCGATGGACGCGATCTACGATCCGGCATTGGCTGGTAAGTACATCAGCCCCATGCATCCGCAAGTCATTCGCGAACAACCCGGCAAGTGCCCCCTGTGCGCAAGAGACCTTGTGCCGACAAGCCAGCTTGGTTACGCGACCGAGCCGCAGCCAGAGCAACGAGTTGTCACTGTGCCGCGTGATTCAGTCCTGCTGACCGGTGACAATGGAGTGATCTATGTGGAAACCGAACCGGGACGATTTGAGATTCGCCGTGTTTCGGTAGGCTCGATGAACGACGACGAAGCGGTGATTATCGAAGGGCTGGCCGCAGGTGAAACAGTTGCTACCGGTGGCAACTTCCTGATCGACTCACAGATGCAGCTTGCGGGGAACCCCTCGCTGATGGACCCGAGTAAAGCGCCAAGTCATTCACCGGGGCCACTCGAACTTCCCAACAGCCAACCGATCATGCTGGCTGACAATGCGGCCAGCGACTTCGACAAAGCCTACGATGCTTACTTCGAAATCCAATGTGCAATGGCTGCGGACATGACTCCGCCACCGGTTGCGCTCAACACAATGTTGGATTCGCTGTCACGTCTGGAAATGTCTGCCGAGGTGCCCGACGACGCGCAGATGCAACTAGCCAAGTCTCGCAGAGCCGCGTTGCGAATGGATGGCTCGCTGGAGACGGCTCGCGAGGCTTATCGGGCTGTCAGTCATGGCATGCTGCGGGCCGCAATCATCGCTCGCGGACCCAAAACCGCCAAGGCACTCACCCACTACTACTGCCCCATGGTTCCGGGCGGTGGCGGCGACTGGATGCAACCCGGTGGCGAACTTGCCAATCCGTATTGGGGAGATGAAATGCTTCGCTGCGGCGAAGTGGTGAGAGACATGGCGGTCGCTGAGCCTGATTCGGCTCCCTCCATCGCACGAATGCCGAATTAG